ACATGAGGCGGTATCGTCATGCCTTTCTCGATCAATTTGGCCAGCTCTTCGCGACTAACAGATTTCGGATCATCTTGGAGGGATTTTACTTCTTCTAGCCACTGTATCTGTGCcaatttctgtaaaataaaatatttaagtgaaacaaaatatctacttttaaaaataaacatacgTCTGTGTGGTTACATACTTGTTTCAATCGTACTAGTTGGGGTAATTCGATGCAAATAGAATCACCAAAATCGATgcatttcttcaatttctcaACATCGCATTTCTCGTCTTTCTCCAATTCTGCCGCATCCTTTTGAAATTGTAATACTTGATCGAGTATAAATTTTACGCCATCCGATTCCTTAAGCTCACAGCACAGGTTGGTTAATTCCTTATAGAAAAGTGTTAATTCTTCCACAGTGAGCTTATACTTAGCGGTATCGACCGTTTGTCTAGTCCTATACAAATGAGAATTGTgtaaaagcaaataaaatcatatgAATCACAATACAGAATGCCGCAATAAAATCTTACGCTTGTACCAACCTCGTACGCTGTTTGTTGTTTAATAGCTGTTGCGCAACGCTCGCGCATTTCTCAGCATCTTGCACAGCGGTCGTTAAAGCCGTCAGTAATTCGCTCTCGGGAAACTTTTTGTTTTCAGCTTCGTTCAAAAGTTCTTTTAACTCGGTTAAttcaattttgtcatttttaggAACCATCGCTTCCTTCACTTTGGTCACCCACGAGTCAAACGACTCAGCcttcagttttaatttttgcaacatGATCGGTAGCTCGTCCAACGTATATCGATAACGCAACGTATGCTTCTCTGGTGGACAGGTACACAACTCAGCAAAGTGTCTCAGACAAACTAACTGCGAGCTGTGGCACGAACATGTAACTGCACTCAGGAAACAGGTAGTCTTGCATGCTTCGCACTGTCTCTCATCGTCTGGTAGAAGCTCGAAAGCCTCACGTTCCGCCTCCGTCACACCCTGAACAGACCAAGTTATCCAGATGTGTTATCCACAAATACACTAAATCTGTCTCTCGTGTCTTAGCgactttttaatgaaacacttgatatgatataaataattaaatctataatagCGATATCgaattgaaaattgtatttcACTGACGCATACGTATCCATCTGCGGAGGGCGAACGTAACGCGATATGGCGGGATTCGGGATTCGACGCGTTCACGCTGGTTCACGCGATCAACGTGACGCACCGCCCTGAGGATTTGGCGCGTAAATACGCACTTCCAGGCAAGTCCTGCGAAACAGCCGCGAGAACGCGAGAAGACCAAGCTGCGCGTTTAGTTTAGCATCATGGCACAAGGCTTCGAAAACATAACCTCTTTACTCACCTATATGTAAGTTACATAACTAGAATAAAGGTGCAGCGAATAAAAGTCAGTCAAGGCTGACCGTCACGATTACGCGAATTATTTCGGCCACGAGAACGCAACGATAACAGCAGGTTCGACGGAATCGGCAATAATGAAAATACGTGGCGACACAAATTACGTTTATAACGTGGACAGATTGTCCTGCCAGCTCCAAATGGTTGACGTCGTTGACGACGATACCAGGATACCGCGAgtgcatatatatacgaattttgccgcgccgcgcggcccgcgtgtgcgtatgtgtgctGTGTGCTCGTAttcgtgtgtgtgcgcgtgtgcgcgcgcatGTGCGTCAGCCGCCAGCGCGCTCAGCGCTGTTGGCACGTAACGACGTACTACTTGGCCTAAATATATTGACCTTCCACAACGGTATTGCCAGTGTTCACACATTAGATCTTTTCCATTGGAAACAAGACCGTATCGGCCCTGGTATTCgtagtcggatcttatatttaagaccgtttTAGGTACAATCTTAGGGCCTGAGCAGAATGACTgtcttatagaaatttaagataatgttttatgctttaaatctttatttttcataacgcacaatactgtctTGTGTCTCAAGTCTCACAAATATTGACTTCGTACACACGTTTAAAACGTTAGTTTTAAAGCACAagacagtattgtgcgttactaaaaacaaagatttaaagCACAAAACATTGtcttaaaattacaaatcagCATTCTGCCTTGGCCCTTTAAGGCTTCTGAATACTCGCCGAACTCCTTATTTGatgacgtcagaagcgagaaacgttgaaaattcttgcgtgcaatttccaaataaaaagatatttgcataaaataatacttcgGCACACTTCAAAAATACTCCGAGGTCTATCTCTTTCCCTTGATACTTGACAGTCAATAAACAGCcgtaaaatgaatgtaatacgAAGCCTAGTCATACAGGCTTATGCGCAAGCACATGACTAGGCTTcgtattacattcattttacgGCTGTTTATTGACTGTCAAGTGTCAAGGGAAAGGGATAGACCTCAGAGTATTTTCAAAGTGTGCcgaagtattattttatgcaaatatctttttatttggaaatggcACGCAAGAATTCTCAACGTGTCATTTCTTGCTTTTTGATGTTATCAAACAAGGATAGACAAGCGGCGAATACCTGGGAGGCTTAAGATGTTATATACCAATCGCAACAGAGCCgcattagcatcttaagacgaTTTTGAAATAAGAAAGCACTACGAATACCGAAACGCGATACGAATATGGAACAGCTTTCCTAAATCttgagatataaaatattcgacaTTTCGGGTATCaacgaataaataatgtatagcAGCAGTTAAAGAGTAAAACAAAACTAGGTTCGTTGTAAaacaattgatataaaaaacattaaatatttagagaTGACAAATGgtaattaattagtaattaaaatcttaaattctCATTAAAAGATTGCGTCATAAGATGCTACAAGTTGTTCGTATTAAGAAATctaatatatagtattaaaCATTGATATATAGACTTACCCATTCTAGTAAGTTTTTCCGCAATTTTTTCTCATCCTCCACCATTTGCAACATGTCGTGATACGTCGCGGTTGCGACTCCGATATCTAACGTATCTGGATCCAATGACATTTTACAAACTAGCTCATCGTGAGAAAATACACAGAATCttcttaaatttgaataatgcGTGATGCATTCCCGTCCGATCTTAAGCTgataagaaaaacaattattttagtattactACTAGAGTACGTGTAaggtataatttaaattgtcgAATGTCCTAATACCGCACGCGCGTCTATTTTATTCGGATCTAAACGAATTCGAGTGTACCACGATTTACATACCCAATCTGCTGGTGCAAAATTGACAGCTTCTGCAAAATTGTAACCCTGATTAAAGCCTGCGTGGTACGCTCTTGGAAATGTCACGACAAATTCACCTGCGTGCTGATCTGTTCTAAATACCGGTACTCCTGTTaaacaattacaaaattatatcaaccataaaaataaatgtaaaataataaatttaaaaaaaatgttgcagTTGCAAACTAGATAAATTTCAGATAATCTGAGTTAGAAGAAACAAATCTTACAAGTTTCCTGATCTTTTCTTTTCAACGATAAATcatctttataaatttgttatatatttttaattatacatatatagaaatgTATTCGTTTTTTAATGTATGTGAACACTATGTACGACATACCTTcgcttattaatatatttgggTTCATTATGGTAACAAGTTGATGTAACAAATCGGGCTGACTGTGAAACAGTTCCGGTGCGGCGGACTTCATGGATTTCTCGAAACGTTCCGCCTGAGAACCCGGTACGCCATACCATGTCTTTGGTTCGCCCCAATGCAGATAATTAATGGAATAACTCCAATGATCCTCATTGTGCCAGCAGAATGTCGCGAAGCACATGCCGACATACATCCAAGGAACTTTCATGCCACTAATATCAGCATTAATGTGACCCAGGATGCTTCCACGTAAAACTGgcaaattattcaaattccACGAAGATTCGGCATATTCTTGATCGCAAGTGAATAAATTAACGCTGGTCTTGGTTGGAAATCCGGATCCATGATCCATCGTGTGCAAGTCGGCGCCGTATTCTACAGTCACGTCTTCGTCGATGGACGAGACTATTCGCCAGAATTCTTTTTCCACTAGTGATGTTGGAACCATCtagacaaaaaattattaaatatataacaaagataaaaatatacatatatatatacccgTACATCTCTCGTAATGGCCAGCGATGACTTACATGCACAGGCATATTAAAGTAGTCGCTCTTGAACTGATCAGCCATTTCTCCGAATTGCTGCAGCGTGTACTCTCTCTGCGCTTGTTCGAAGCCGAACGCCTCCATTGGCTTCGAGACCTCCTCGGCGACGCACTTGGGACATCGCCAGTCACCCTTTGGTATTTCCGTCAATGGTGGCATAAGGCAAAATGTGTGATAGCTGTCATCACATCCATCGCACAACAGCATGTTTTCTTCATTGTCACCTCTCCCGCAATtgtgacaaatatatttgGCCAACTAAATGAGAACGgaggaaaagataaaaaaaattaaattatcatagTATATagttattgaattatatactatttcttattgttaagtgttatacatttatataacataaatagaTTGTCAACGTAAACTTACAGGATCAAAATCGTAAACAAGTTTCAAGCCACGCGTTTTATTAGATTTCTTTCCCTCTTTGGTATTAAAGCCAGCCATTTTCGGGCCTGGTccgtaaaattgtaattttttaagttcttTGCTTTTATCCGTATCGCAACTGAGCCTGTTTTTAATCTTATCCTTGCATTCATTGTCCGAGTCGCATTCCTCCTTGCAGTCTTCCTGTTTAATCGATGCATCTTGCTTCTCTTCTTGCCCGGAAAATCGCTTAGATCGCCGCGAGAATTTTTCATTTGGCGGTTTAATTTGCTGTCGAGATATTATGCCATGCGGCTTATAATCGCGATCCCTCTTCTCATTCGCGTCCGAATCTGGCTccattttctatataaacCAAACGAAAAATTAGTTTGCACGTGACTACAAAACATAATCGCATAATTATTActagtttaaataaattataattaaattaaaaacacgtACGTTCACGAGAATGTTAACGTGATATGAACGTGACAATGAATAATTTCCCGCGGGccaaaatttgacttacaatATCTGACAATGTCTTTCCTTGCTTGAAAACGTCAAAGGGATATAAAATTCTCTCGTAGTGATTTTTCAATATGCTGCCTACGCTTCGTCCGGATGGATAGCCCAGTTTATTGGCAATTTTTGCCCATCTTCTTTCCTTGGTCACAGTTTCTATGCCACCTGCAAATATAACGCGTAGAAATTAAAACTGTAAACGTATAAAGTgtgcgataaataaaatatagaaataaaatttaccttCGTCTGTGACTATTTTATGTAGGGAATACAAGTCTAAAGCCTTGCGTTCTACAAGCGGAATTTTCAAGGAGGAACCTTGAAGCTCCCAAAACTTTGCGATTTGATCTAAGAAATTAAGCTTTATCCTGGTCTTGGCTTCTAATTCGTTTAACCTTTGTATTCTCGGAACAAATTTGAATTTGTCCACGTCCACGGCAAATGGTGGCTGCCAGTTCTGCAACACAAACCATAACGTTAATGAATATCTACAAAAAGAAGTttgatttgataattttatttggacATAAATTTGGAATAAAGGATGAAAATTCTCTCGCCTCGgttcccctctctccctcctcacTCACTTGTACATATAAAGTTTaagtttagaaaaatattgtaaatttaaagtCGATTAATAGTTATATGTACTTTGTGACATCGACGACGGATTATTACTTATTCACGGAGCTGGAGATCCGGTACTATTTCGGGTCGTAACTAGAGGCGCGGTATACGTGGCCCTTACCTCACTGTAACTAACGACTAACGTCTAACGTTCGATAGCAAGGATAAGAAGATACGTGAGTTTTCAACAAACTTCCTTCGATAGACATCGTACACACATCAGGTTAAATTTGGAGTAAAGATGTCAACGTGTAGATTTAATCTCGTGTTTATATATTGAGATCTGACAAACTCTATCCAAGTATTTTATcctgaatataatataatataacaaatatttaacactatgtaatatacatattattatacaaacaaATTGTAGAAAACCTACgtatatctacatattttttatttacaagatGGCACGTGCATTGAttgttattcatatttatagatattctatttatagatattctactcgtgtaattatataatgaaacaACGAAACGAAACAATCGATAAAGTGTTACGAGGACTTGGAAACATTTGGATGGTTGCACAGAGAAAAGTCGATTTCCAAATTTaacgaatttaatattaatatcgagGTTCACTGTAACAAATTGTATGCGCAACCAAGTTTCGTTGATCGGTTCTACACTACGTCGTATGTCGGAAGTCGGAAACGCAGCCGACGATTCAAGGAGAGAATTACTTTCGAAAACAAAATTTCCTCATTCTTCCGACTCCGACAAGTCCGATATACGACTTATCGTAGAACAGGCCTAATTAAGTAGCAAGCTGTCGTTTTACGAGCGTCCAACGCCCGTGTGTAACGACGGCTACGACACACAACTTCCATAATGGCGGCGTGCTCTCGGCCAAATATCAGTCTCTAGGCGTCTAGGCTCTAGAAAGCGTTAGAGGCTGCCTTCTCATCGACGAGGGCATCATCGTGCTCCTTCATCGTGCGTAGCGTAACGTCCGTGCAAGTTGGTTGGACCAAAATTCAGCGGAGCGCAGATTTTCGGTGACGTTCCACGCAGTaggaaaatttattacaattcttTCACTTGTCAATTCGAAAGAGACGGAGATGGGATTGGGCGACGTATACTTCGAAAGAGCAAGTCAAGTATAGACAGATggtgaataaaatttagaaaattttaattaagtagGCGTAGTCGAGTTTTTGTTTTGCACGCTGGGACTCGAAGCGTGCAACGTCAACGTAAAGAGTCAAATGTAAAACGAGTAACagattatatcatatatgtatattagatgaacgaagaaaaaaaaacaattttgtattttttatgtccACAGTCATAATGCACGAGTATGCAGATATATACGACGTACGATGCCCTCGCCTCCTGgcccctccctcccctccgAGAGCCCCGCGCCCAACTTTAGACTAGTTCAGACGGTTCAGACGTGACGCCGCAAATAATGCCTCTATCGATTCTTTTTGGAAGGATCCGCGATAGAGGAAACTTTACTTTACTGTATTCCTCTCGCACTTGTAACGATCGCGTTTTGGGACGTTCTAAGTGCAATGTAAGTAAACTTGCCACGGCGCGGCATGGCAGTTTACCTCGTTACTTTCAGCCACATATATGCGTCATTCCCTGTTCTCTCGGGCGACAGAGAAGAAAGAGACACTTGATCGGAATATTTCGAGGCTCATTAAACGGTTTGAGAAGCCGTGCAGGTGTCGGTGTCGCAGGATGAAACCAAACtcgaaaaaatgtgttttttcgTACAAAATGCGCGATTAATGGATTTTACTTATTTGCTCGTTCAGCCTTTATCAATATAGAACGCTATTGCTGATAAAGATTACTCAAAAAATAGCCAACACTGCGCACTAACGTCTTGGACATCTTGGACGAACGTTCCCCACATCACGTTACACTTGTTCATGCACGTATTGGAAGCAATAAACAAAGCAGCTCCGAGTTTTCCTTCGATATGAtgcgttaaaattaaacgattAGAGATTAGATAAAACAACAATGCATCGCGGTCGTAAATTATGCAGAATCACTCATAAATCGGTCGTATCGGAACGAAGTAAGAAGAAACGTCGTAGAGACAACTTGTAAAGTTTCAGCaaatggagagagagagaataaaataaagtaataaacaaTCGGCTACAGCCGGGATAATTATTAGGTATCGATTAGCCGGCATAGGTAAAAATCAATACGTATTCGAGAGTTTGCGGCGCCTTGACGCTAGGTTTTGACGGGCAGGCTTACACCTGCCAGAGAGAACGACGTCCGGACATCGcggtatacgcgcgcgcgcgcgttatcaTTTCACCTTCGTGCGGCTACGTTTTCGCCTAGACGTACTTCCTCGCGATCTTTACTGTCGCGTATTAAAGATTACCACCTATCTCGATGCACTTGTCGCTCAAAATTCGCGACGCGAGGCGAGGCGAAGCACGCGGAAGTGAATGCCAAAATGTCGCGGTCGCGGACGAGGAGAAACTTGGTCAGAGGCAAAAAGCATGTTTTAGGaaggaagaaggaaaagatGAACGTTAAGCTCTTAACTCTATGTATATCGGGCGGCAGATGCCATGCGATCGATATGCACGTAGGGTTTAACCGTTAAGCGCTCGTCATTAGGTACTTAAACGTCTAcgtttttgcatttttctgcAAAACGTTCTCACGCGGACGATATTTCCACGTCTCCACGTTTCTACGTCGCGGCCTcggtcgcgtcgcgcgcgcgagccaaAAAACATGCGTCTCTCGCGGATCTGTTCGAATATTTGCGTCGCCCACGCTAGTCGTAGGAAGAAAAAGCAGTTTCCGGAGTCGTCGGAGTTTTTCCTCATTTATATACGGAAACAAGATGGTGGCGCAAATAGTTTCTAATGGTGGCATAAAACCGACGACGAGCGCGACCAACGACGGACGAGTCCGTCCATTCGGGCGACTCGGGACTCGGGACTCGGGTGGATGCTCCGAGCTCAGGTGGGAAGATCGCGAAAGGTTTCGCGTTGGGGCAAACAGATCCGACCGACGTGCACGGGAGAACCCTGGCAGGCTACGGCCGAGAGAGCTCATGGAGTGAAAGGTGACGATAGcgcggaaaaaaattatgtcatgcGGCGAACTGCAACGCGCCCAGCGATGAGATTCTCTCCTCGGCAGCGGCAGGCAGGAACACGCCCGCACGCCCGCTCGGCCCCGCTCGCGACGGAAAAACTCCGCTTCGAGGCTCGACTGGCTCGAGGGACGAGGAGAGCGATCAGCGAACGAGACGGAAGCGACGCGGAAGCGACCGGAGGAGAGCCCGTTGCGTTTGAAAGGCGCACGTTTTTCGGTttcggccgcggccgcggtcGCGAACGCGACGATAACGggaacgcgccgcgccgcgccggcacgCGCGCGTCCTGTTCGACTGTTCTGTTGGATAAAATCGCGACCTCGCGATCGTCCTTTTCCTCAGTTTTCTCCGGACGTAGCATCTCGCCGATATTTCCTCGAGGTCCTCGTGTCTCGCCATTTTACATGGCGCGGGCGGTCGACGCACCGCGCGCACTTATCGTTATTTAACACGACCCTATATACGCTCGTATCGATGTTTCCGTTACTGTTTTTTACTAATATCACCGTTGTCATTGACGTTCGTGGCGATGCGCGTCCGCGAAAAGTATTCCGTAATCCCGTCGTGCAGCcgtacgttacgttacgtcgCGACGAGCGGAAAAGGAGACGACGAAGAGTTTTTTCCATCTCGCTTCCATCTCGTTCGATATCGAGCGTCTCGACGGTCAGGAGCGTCCACTCTTTTTCCTACGTTTCCTTTCCCTTCTCGCCGCTTCTCGCCGCTTTGTCCGACATCCTAACGCAACGCGTGACCACACGTACGCGTGTTACGTTTCGCAGGCGGAGAAAACATGGAGACCCGAGTGGAAACCTCGTGGAAGAGGCAGCGCGCAGCGCGAGAGGAAGGTGGAATACACGATGCGTGTCCCGTGTCGATCACGCGAGCAAGTCCCCCTGAACCTTTGCTTCTTCTTgttcctcgtcctcgtcctcgtcgtcgtcgtcgttgtcgtgaTCGTCGACGAGATTctacttatttgaaaaaagtgcGTTTTACATAAAAACGAGGTCGCGCACTCCTCGTTCGAGGATGCGACTCTCGTGCCCTTTCTTTCAGACTGCGcgacaagagagagagagagagagagagagagagagagagagagagagagaatccaGGCGGAAGGATAGGATAGGATCGACGTCGAGGATGTCGAGGATGACGAGAAGGGGGGCAACGTTCAAAGAGCGATGCGACGACGCGCATAGGGAATAGAAGCTATGCGTCCGACCGTCCGCCCGACGACCTGACCTGGGGCCTGGGTGCTACTCACGGGTGGCGGTTTAATCTTGCAGATGCCGGACCTCTCGGCGATCGGCCGTATCTTGGCGATGTAGGCGAGAGGGTCGTGGAACTCCTCGTTGGTCGGCTCGAACACTGGAGCTTCCGGCGGCACCGTGAACTCAAAGTCGGTCTCGGTGCGATCGCAGGCCATATCTTGAGCGCAACGGTGCGTCCCGCAGCCGCGAATCTCGTTGTTCCTCGATCCCATTGCCGTGATGTCGTGATGTCGTGATGCCGTGATTCGGGGATCGGaggcacgccgcgccgcgccgtccgtTCCTTCGacgctggctggctggctggctggcacgcacgcacgcacgtacgcacgccCGCCCGCACGCACTTTAAATTCGAGCAAAAGCCTCGGCGCCAGGCACCACCGGGCGACGACGTCGCTACTCGACCCGAATTAATCGCGGAACCACGTTACCACGAGTTCCCGGATCGATCATGTTCCTGCGCGCGGATCCACTGGACGCTGCTCCTGCTGCCTGACGATAAACGACGCGCAACGGACACGAATCACGCGGATGTAGCATCAACCTTACGTGAAGTTTCGTACACTCACCACTCACCACGACTGATCACCTTCTCCACTTCTCTCAGTTCTCTGagttctctcttctctccgcGCCTCCGCTCTCCGCGCCTCCGCTTTCCGCTCTCCGCTCTCCGCGCAGTCCGAGGTCCGAGCTACCCTCACCCCCCTGCCCTCGCTCCCCGCCCGGCGGCCCTGCCCGCAGTGCCCGCTGCCGTGCCGTGGTGGCCAGCAGTACTTGAGTAACGGCTCGACGAGAGCGCCATCGGCGGACGGCAAAATCCGTTTGGCGTTTCGTCTGGTTCCGTCGTCACGTCCGTCTGTGCTTTGCGTCTGCGCGCCATCTTGCCTGTCAGCGGCCACCTTAAGGTGGATTTTCATGAGCAGTGAACGGCAGCAGCAACGAGCAGCAGCAGtttagggccaatttcaccaaccacagttatagccacggtcttacatacaggtCTGGAAACTCAGGCCAATTTCGGTGGTGGGGACTGACTCACTTAGGCTGCATTCGAgaagcgcgctatta
The window above is part of the Temnothorax longispinosus isolate EJ_2023e chromosome 8, Tlon_JGU_v1, whole genome shotgun sequence genome. Proteins encoded here:
- the Kdm5 gene encoding lysine-specific demethylase 5A isoform X4, yielding MGSRNNEIRGCGTHRCAQDMACDRTETDFEFTVPPEAPVFEPTNEEFHDPLAYIAKIRPIAERSGICKIKPPPNWQPPFAVDVDKFKFVPRIQRLNELEAKTRIKLNFLDQIAKFWELQGSSLKIPLVERKALDLYSLHKIVTDEGGIETVTKERRWAKIANKLGYPSGRSVGSILKNHYERILYPFDVFKQGKTLSDIKMEPDSDANEKRDRDYKPHGIISRQQIKPPNEKFSRRSKRFSGQEEKQDASIKQEDCKEECDSDNECKDKIKNRLSCDTDKSKELKKLQFYGPGPKMAGFNTKEGKKSNKTRGLKLVYDFDPLAKYICHNCGRGDNEENMLLCDGCDDSYHTFCLMPPLTEIPKGDWRCPKCVAEEVSKPMEAFGFEQAQREYTLQQFGEMADQFKSDYFNMPVHMVPTSLVEKEFWRIVSSIDEDVTVEYGADLHTMDHGSGFPTKTSVNLFTCDQEYAESSWNLNNLPVLRGSILGHINADISGMKVPWMYVGMCFATFCWHNEDHWSYSINYLHWGEPKTWYGVPGSQAERFEKSMKSAAPELFHSQPDLLHQLVTIMNPNILISEGVPVFRTDQHAGEFVVTFPRAYHAGFNQGYNFAEAVNFAPADWLKIGRECITHYSNLRRFCVFSHDELVCKMSLDPDTLDIGVATATYHDMLQMVEDEKKLRKNLLEWGVTEAEREAFELLPDDERQCEACKTTCFLSAVTCSCHSSQLVCLRHFAELCTCPPEKHTLRYRYTLDELPIMLQKLKLKAESFDSWVTKVKEAMVPKNDKIELTELKELLNEAENKKFPESELLTALTTAVQDAEKCASVAQQLLNNKQRTRTRQTVDTAKYKLTVEELTLFYKELTNLCCELKESDGVKFILDQVLQFQKDAAELEKDEKCDVEKLKKCIDFGDSICIELPQLVRLKQKLAQIQWLEEVKSLQDDPKSVSREELAKLIEKGMTIPPHVKIEDRLSELHALTKAIDKWEEKAKVFLNTKNRRTIVAVEEFIREADKVEAYLPSLDTLQDTLNKAKTWTKLIDDIRARENFPYYDTLDDLLRKGRNIPLHLNDLPTLESTLSQAKGWKERTARTFLRKNSHYTLMEALSPRIGVGVQAMKTKKNKGDESIGAVYVCDTKLDDSSNSANVVAAFKLAEQREMEAMRSLRERNLMKMKVEVEDSKYCVCRRPRFGIMLQCELCKDWFHTNCVPLSKTSYKGKPPGPRDMKFLCPCCLRSRRPRLETILALLVSLQKIPIRLPEGEALQCLTERAMNWQDRARKALSTDEVSSILTKLSVMSQKLVEAAAREKTEKIISSELKKAANNPELHQRVQAIAPLSGVHSDDSTLSTADDDDDIVTLDDEPTCSTFNSNEHAYSYISKVRRKTQSSDSESFGTLSSSTRSRLEELMMEGDLLEVALDETQHIWRILSYMNTHNTMRKYKSLEEVQANINQEMKDVKKRGRKRKSEEFELLKKIGRQKADEKNVVKRSKSGGPITKEKRQSNSPIPVKRGPRKLNMNCR
- the Kdm5 gene encoding lysine-specific demethylase 5A isoform X5; the protein is MWGTFVQDVQDNWQPPFAVDVDKFKFVPRIQRLNELEAKTRIKLNFLDQIAKFWELQGSSLKIPLVERKALDLYSLHKIVTDEGGIETVTKERRWAKIANKLGYPSGRSVGSILKNHYERILYPFDVFKQGKTLSDIKMEPDSDANEKRDRDYKPHGIISRQQIKPPNEKFSRRSKRFSGQEEKQDASIKQEDCKEECDSDNECKDKIKNRLSCDTDKSKELKKLQFYGPGPKMAGFNTKEGKKSNKTRGLKLVYDFDPLAKYICHNCGRGDNEENMLLCDGCDDSYHTFCLMPPLTEIPKGDWRCPKCVAEEVSKPMEAFGFEQAQREYTLQQFGEMADQFKSDYFNMPVHMVPTSLVEKEFWRIVSSIDEDVTVEYGADLHTMDHGSGFPTKTSVNLFTCDQEYAESSWNLNNLPVLRGSILGHINADISGMKVPWMYVGMCFATFCWHNEDHWSYSINYLHWGEPKTWYGVPGSQAERFEKSMKSAAPELFHSQPDLLHQLVTIMNPNILISEGVPVFRTDQHAGEFVVTFPRAYHAGFNQGYNFAEAVNFAPADWLKIGRECITHYSNLRRFCVFSHDELVCKMSLDPDTLDIGVATATYHDMLQMVEDEKKLRKNLLEWGVTEAEREAFELLPDDERQCEACKTTCFLSAVTCSCHSSQLVCLRHFAELCTCPPEKHTLRYRYTLDELPIMLQKLKLKAESFDSWVTKVKEAMVPKNDKIELTELKELLNEAENKKFPESELLTALTTAVQDAEKCASVAQQLLNNKQRTRTRQTVDTAKYKLTVEELTLFYKELTNLCCELKESDGVKFILDQVLQFQKDAAELEKDEKCDVEKLKKCIDFGDSICIELPQLVRLKQKLAQIQWLEEVKSLQDDPKSVSREELAKLIEKGMTIPPHVKIEDRLSELHALTKAIDKWEEKAKVFLNTKNRRTIVAVEEFIREADKVEAYLPSLDTLQDTLNKAKTWTKLIDDIRARENFPYYDTLDDLLRKGRNIPLHLNDLPTLESTLSQAKGWKERTARTFLRKNSHYTLMEALSPRIGVGVQAMKTKKNKGDESIGAVYVCDTKLDDSSNSANVVAAFKLAEQREMEAMRSLRERNLMKMKVEVEDSKYCVCRRPRFGIMLQCELCKDWFHTNCVPLSKTSYKGKPPGPRDMKFLCPCCLRSRRPRLETILALLVSLQKIPIRLPEGEALQCLTERAMNWQDRARKALSTDEVSSILTKLSVMSQKLVEAAAREKTEKIISSELKKAANNPELHQRVQAIAPLSGVHSDDSTLSTADDDDDIVTLDDEPTCSTFNSNEHAYSYISKVRRKTQSSDSESFGTLSSSTRSRLEELMMEGDLLEVALDETQHIWRILSYMNTHNTMRKYKSLEEVQANINQEMKDVKKRGRKRKSEEFELLKKIGRQKADEKNVVKRSKSGGPITKEKRQSNSPIPVKRGPRKMKRKSEGDESPRKRGGNRTKKTKQESSDEEDDCAAVNCLRPSGKEVDWVQCDGGCEGWFHMHCVGLDRTEIAEEDDYICSNCKEADKSASSRSAPDPAESLGLDALLSLSQPQEYHGSTTDTEAGV